From Microbacterium sp. YJN-G, a single genomic window includes:
- a CDS encoding DUF1697 domain-containing protein — MRGEGMPARCALLLRAVNVSGRNRVPMAELRALLAERTDLTGVSTYIASGNVLCDLPDGAGGPDGSDGPGGLGAVCAQVRALIREAFDVDTPVIARTHDELVRALAENPFPDAAADRMLHIMFLESEPQAGAVQALQGKLLPGERVALQGQDLWIDYGTGGAASTKLTRAVLDRALGTAGTARNLLTLRRLVELTGGELESGTIGRLPE, encoded by the coding sequence CGTCTCGGGCCGCAATCGCGTGCCGATGGCCGAGCTGCGCGCTCTGCTGGCCGAGCGCACCGACCTGACCGGGGTGTCCACGTACATCGCCAGCGGCAACGTCCTGTGCGATCTGCCGGACGGAGCCGGCGGGCCCGATGGGTCTGACGGGCCTGGCGGGCTCGGCGCCGTGTGCGCGCAGGTGCGGGCACTGATCCGAGAGGCCTTCGACGTCGACACCCCCGTGATCGCCCGCACCCACGACGAGCTGGTCCGGGCACTGGCGGAGAACCCGTTCCCGGATGCCGCCGCCGACAGGATGCTGCACATCATGTTCCTCGAGTCCGAGCCGCAGGCCGGTGCCGTGCAAGCCCTGCAGGGGAAGCTGCTTCCCGGCGAGCGAGTCGCCCTGCAGGGGCAGGACCTGTGGATCGACTACGGCACCGGCGGGGCGGCGAGCACGAAGCTCACCCGGGCCGTCCTCGACCGGGCGCTCGGCACGGCCGGAACGGCGCGGAACCTGCTGACGCTGCGCCGGCTCGTCGAGCTGACCGGCGGCGAGCTCGAGAGCGGTACGATCGGGCGGCTGCCGGAGTGA